AAATTAGCCCAAGGAAGAACTAAGGAGTAATGAGGCGTTTGGTGAGTCCACAGCCCATAATGGAGGTAGGCAATTTTCCAACTCTTTCAATTCCTTCTTCAAAAACAATTCCCATACCCATTGCGAAATGAGAATCAATATGACAATGGAACAACCAAACACCCGGATTATTAGCTTGGAATCTTATAGCAGTCCACCCGTATGGATGAAGAGGAACCGTATTCTTCAATATCGGGTTAACCAAGTTGTATTTCTTCGGGTCATTGAACGGGTCAAACTTTCCCACTCCATGTCCCAACACCCAAAAGTCATGCCCATGCAAATGCCACGGGTGGGTCTCACTGTTGTTCGGGTTGATCATGTTTGCATTTTGTAACACAATGTCAATAGTAGTGTTAAACTTAAGACGATAGATGCCGTTACTTGTGGTGGCATTGACATTAGATTGGTTGACATGGATGTCATAGTTTAGCCAATCATAGCCCGTAGGAGGCGGGCTTTGGTCGAACACGTGGTGGAGTTTGTTCCTCAGCCTGTTTTCCTTGAGAGCCACTAGGTATGGGGTGGTGGGTAAGGTGAAGGATACATTATTAACGGCCCATTTCGTGAACCCATTAACTCTATTTTGAGTGTTGAGGAGCATTATTACTCTGTCAGAGGTCGCAGGTGGGGTTTCAATGAACCCCTCCCGCGCCTTAATGGCTAGGCTTTGGGCTACCCTTGATGTGGAGTCGTTCCACATCGGGCCTGTGGTAGGGACAGTTGGTGGGTTCTTCTCCGGGTGATTTGGGTAGTAGTTGAAGATGGCTCGACCCGTTGGAGTTCCGGGCCTTCGGCTGACAACATTAGTTGTGGCCCAATAGTTCCTTGAAGGGTCTTGGTTGGCCGTCACAAGGACAGAGTACGTCTCTCCTGAGTAGATGAACAAGTTCTTGACTTCAAATGGCTCAACGAAATGCCCATCTGTCTCAACCACCGTCATGTTATGCCCCTGATTAACAATATATATACAATCAGTAACATTAACATACTaacataaacaattaaacagtAAGTAGAATACGTAATTATGTAGTATTAGTTGTTACCTCAATCTCAAAGTTGAGTGCAGATAATGAAGTTAAGCTAGCAATCCTTAGGCGATAAATCTTCCCAGGAACAACAGTCAAGACAAACGGCGAGCAATCGGATCGGGTAGCGTTACAGACATCAGGGTCAGAGGCAATGCTGACAGACGAGCAGTTGTACCGACCTCTTCCTTGGATTAGGAGTGACTGGATCAAACAGGTAAGCGATTGAATTAGTCAATTGAATATGCAAACTTAAGAACAAGTATTAACATGGTTGGAATGCTAATTAgtaatcacaaattcttattgaaatgcggtataatttattataaatcgGAGTAAAAGCTAAGTCAAAACATTTAAAATTACCCAGTACGTGACAAAAAAAtcgttttaataaaattatccCGTCAAAATAACTATGTAACTCTTTAAAATATTCATCAATTAAAACAATATTTATATACACTTTATTTATGTGCACAAGaccttttaaatattaattaccTGAGGTTCACCGACCCAGACAAAGGGAACAGAACTCAAGCCAATGGCATGTTCAAGAGCAGTCTTGTGGTACCAATCTGTAAGCATGATACTACGATCAAAGTCATACACAAAGGGCTCTCGCTGTCCACGAGCAGGCTTAACTTGAATCATCCCATTCAATCCTTCTTCTCTCTGCATCCCGTAGTGGGCATGGTACAAGTATGTTCCAGCCTGTTCATTTATGTGCACATGTGTTCCATTAATACTTTGTATAAAAACTAATAAACAATCATTTAACGTTATCGAATACTCCGTA
This genomic stretch from Spinacia oleracea cultivar Varoflay chromosome 3, BTI_SOV_V1, whole genome shotgun sequence harbors:
- the LOC110779588 gene encoding L-ascorbate oxidase, which codes for MASYYYVVVMIIFSSLLMSCITVEAAETRYYKWDVKYELKSPDCYRKLVITINGMFPGPTITAEEGDTIVVQVTNSLLTENTAIHWHGIRQIGSPWSDGTEGVTQCPIVPGDTFEYKFVVDRAGTYLYHAHYGMQREEGLNGMIQVKPARGQREPFVYDFDRSIMLTDWYHKTALEHAIGLSSVPFVWVGEPQSLLIQGRGRYNCSSVSIASDPDVCNATRSDCSPFVLTVVPGKIYRLRIASLTSLSALNFEIEGHNMTVVETDGHFVEPFEVKNLFIYSGETYSVLVTANQDPSRNYWATTNVVSRRPGTPTGRAIFNYYPNHPEKNPPTVPTTGPMWNDSTSRVAQSLAIKAREGFIETPPATSDRVIMLLNTQNRVNGFTKWAVNNVSFTLPTTPYLVALKENRLRNKLHHVFDQSPPPTGYDWLNYDIHVNQSNVNATTSNGIYRLKFNTTIDIVLQNANMINPNNSETHPWHLHGHDFWVLGHGVGKFDPFNDPKKYNLVNPILKNTVPLHPYGWTAIRFQANNPGVWLFHCHIDSHFAMGMGIVFEEGIERVGKLPTSIMGCGLTKRLITP